One genomic region from Laspinema palackyanum D2c encodes:
- a CDS encoding S26 family signal peptidase produces the protein MGVHFIASIAVILANLFQQKIKNPDRVWQELLTKNYRKNKKQLKTYISGTAIDLYALNWADKSEDSVNLESIDAEQPINLASQKTILEIYQESNHRLLILGEPDSGKTTELLKLAVTLGETAQRDPSQPVPVIFEFSRWQGEPILDWMVAEIVSEYNISAKLCRGWLVSNRIIPLLDGLDKLGEKAKDAIDAIDDLQDHPTLQQPGLVICCRVKDYENLKDENNFLIRFSQIEQAVKLCELSDYQIQHYLNQNHVEHLWNDLQSHPGFMKLARRPMLLTLMPMTYPQGLPDNQPESDEDFQSQLFDDFLARTLYPPTGTPQPLAEYEPEKAKYYLAWLAANMERNEIDPEEFVVEKLQPTWLEKRKSLKQYQLIVNGIFSLALVLVMAPFQGLILSFLLGLIIFTLYQKESIVLTENFDWSWKNLKKALFILGKLWFKNSFNISLVISTIAVIFILLQTMIKTNSHPAIVITASVVFIPIVVPIVALFLVLLVMLVFAVYGGLVGGLVKQLRTELKSKNYPNQGTWQTGKNSLVIFLSTSFLYFMFITSVLVIIKDPINVYNILGGSVLAACFADLIYGGGYAFIQHFGLRYVLYQQGKIPKDYVNFLNKAADCNILKQFGGRYRFYGQSLRKHLAASISLNVEPLSPRKTTNSIAFQLNRAKLPLALIAFLFLMGSVVQFTNDSIQAMSPIFQSNDLALHDTIWYPKLRNPERYQVISFSTEGLKTNFPSDFTSRRIVALPGETLEIGQGKIIINGNLLIDERIKISSNFSQPSITLASNEYYVIADNSNYRHPETYGTVVPLENIRSQMVLRIYPFNRVGLIR, from the coding sequence ATGGGAGTACATTTTATTGCATCAATTGCTGTAATTCTGGCAAATTTATTTCAGCAAAAAATAAAAAATCCAGACCGGGTATGGCAAGAGCTTTTAACTAAAAATTATCGCAAAAACAAAAAGCAACTAAAAACTTATATCTCTGGCACTGCTATTGACCTTTATGCTTTGAATTGGGCTGACAAGTCGGAGGATTCAGTCAACCTAGAAAGTATAGATGCGGAACAACCAATAAACTTGGCTTCCCAAAAAACAATTTTAGAAATTTATCAAGAATCAAACCACCGCCTTCTAATTTTAGGTGAACCCGACAGTGGCAAAACAACAGAATTGCTCAAGCTCGCAGTCACCTTGGGAGAAACAGCACAAAGGGATCCAAGTCAACCTGTTCCGGTAATTTTTGAGTTTTCTCGATGGCAAGGAGAACCAATTCTGGATTGGATGGTAGCCGAAATAGTGTCAGAATACAATATCAGTGCAAAGCTATGTCGCGGGTGGCTGGTGAGTAATCGCATCATCCCGTTGCTAGATGGACTAGATAAATTGGGAGAGAAAGCTAAGGACGCTATTGATGCAATTGATGACTTGCAAGACCATCCTACCCTTCAACAACCCGGGCTGGTTATCTGCTGCCGAGTGAAAGATTATGAAAACCTTAAAGATGAGAATAACTTTCTCATCCGTTTTAGCCAAATTGAACAAGCGGTGAAACTTTGCGAGTTGAGCGATTACCAAATTCAACATTATTTAAACCAAAACCATGTAGAGCATTTGTGGAACGATTTACAGTCTCATCCAGGGTTTATGAAGTTGGCACGGCGTCCTATGTTATTGACCCTGATGCCGATGACCTATCCGCAGGGGTTACCAGATAACCAACCGGAAAGTGATGAAGACTTTCAAAGCCAATTATTTGATGATTTTTTGGCGCGTACTCTTTATCCTCCAACCGGAACTCCTCAGCCTCTAGCAGAATACGAACCAGAAAAAGCTAAATATTATCTAGCATGGTTGGCTGCTAATATGGAGCGAAACGAAATTGATCCAGAAGAATTTGTGGTTGAAAAGCTCCAGCCGACTTGGTTAGAAAAAAGAAAATCCCTAAAGCAATATCAGCTAATTGTTAATGGAATTTTTAGTTTGGCTCTAGTTCTTGTTATGGCTCCATTTCAAGGCTTAATCCTTAGTTTTTTGCTGGGGTTAATTATTTTTACGCTATATCAAAAAGAATCGATTGTTTTAACGGAAAACTTTGACTGGTCGTGGAAAAATCTAAAAAAAGCTCTATTTATTTTAGGAAAATTGTGGTTTAAAAATAGTTTTAATATTTCTCTAGTCATATCTACGATTGCTGTGATATTTATTTTATTACAAACCATGATAAAAACTAATTCACATCCGGCTATAGTTATCACGGCCAGCGTAGTTTTTATTCCTATAGTAGTTCCTATAGTAGCTTTATTTCTGGTTTTACTTGTTATGCTAGTATTTGCAGTTTATGGAGGGCTGGTTGGAGGACTTGTAAAGCAATTAAGAACTGAGCTTAAGAGCAAAAATTATCCTAATCAAGGAACTTGGCAAACGGGCAAAAATTCTTTAGTAATATTTTTGTCAACTTCTTTTTTATATTTTATGTTTATTACCTCGGTTTTAGTGATAATTAAGGACCCAATAAATGTATATAACATTCTGGGCGGTAGCGTTCTAGCTGCCTGTTTTGCAGACTTAATATATGGGGGAGGATATGCATTTATTCAACATTTTGGATTGCGGTATGTATTGTATCAACAAGGCAAAATACCTAAAGATTATGTCAATTTTTTGAATAAAGCGGCAGACTGTAACATTTTGAAGCAATTCGGCGGAAGGTATCGATTTTATGGTCAGAGCCTTAGAAAGCATTTGGCGGCCAGCATTTCGCTAAATGTAGAACCTTTATCACCCAGAAAAACAACCAATTCCATCGCGTTCCAATTAAACCGGGCGAAACTACCGTTAGCTTTGATTGCTTTTTTATTTTTGATGGGAAGCGTTGTTCAATTTACTAATGATTCCATACAAGCGATGAGTCCAATCTTTCAAAGCAATGATTTAGCCTTGCATGATACAATATGGTATCCAAAATTGCGAAATCCAGAGCGTTACCAAGTGATTAGTTTCTCCACAGAGGGTCTAAAAACAAACTTTCCATCTGATTTTACCTCTCGTCGTATCGTTGCTCTTCCCGGTGAAACCCTCGAAATCGGTCAAGGTAAAATTATTATCAATGGCAACCTGCTCATCGATGAGCGAATCAAAATTTCATCCAATTTTAGCCAGCCATCGATCACCTTGGCATCAAATGAATATTATGTGATAGCGGATAATTCTAATTATCGCCACCCTGAAACCTACGGAACTGTAGTGCCTTTAGAAAATATTCGCTCTCAAATGGTCTTGAGGATTTATCCGTTCAACCGCGTGGGGTTAATCCGGTAG
- a CDS encoding excalibur calcium-binding domain-containing protein yields the protein MKFRPIAILLAFVLAVSLALPVMAGPTSKPATPQPSKSERVKQETPRAKCDSSYPDVCIPVYPPDLNCGDISERGFRVTGSDSHKFDRDKDGIGCER from the coding sequence ATGAAATTTCGACCCATTGCCATCCTCCTCGCCTTCGTCCTAGCCGTCAGTCTTGCTCTGCCTGTCATGGCTGGACCAACCAGCAAGCCTGCAACCCCACAACCGAGCAAGTCGGAAAGGGTCAAGCAAGAAACTCCCCGTGCCAAGTGTGACTCCTCCTATCCTGATGTCTGCATTCCAGTGTATCCACCGGACCTGAACTGTGGCGACATCTCGGAGCGGGGGTTTCGCGTGACTGGCTCAGACTCGCATAAGTTTGACCGGGACAAAGACGGGATTGGATGCGAACGGTAG
- a CDS encoding YHYH domain-containing protein, translating into MRIHQVLTAALLALSLVSLADAGWSHGGRTDASGCHNDRKNGGYHCHNSGSGSGSGSSPSPAPSGGSSGGTCLTFDDCMSQGNAYMETNADRALNYFQQALTLQPRNVEAFSMVNILEPYVRQISGSCANYSNCMNLGYTATNQKDYQTALVNFKRALAFDLGNEYALQAIQNVSRYIQETAQAQ; encoded by the coding sequence ATGCGAATTCATCAAGTATTGACCGCTGCATTGCTGGCCCTTTCTCTCGTCTCTCTAGCCGATGCCGGTTGGTCACATGGAGGCCGTACCGACGCCAGCGGCTGCCATAACGACCGCAAAAATGGAGGTTACCACTGCCATAATTCCGGTTCCGGTTCCGGTTCCGGTTCTTCGCCCAGTCCAGCGCCAAGCGGAGGAAGTTCAGGAGGGACCTGTTTGACTTTCGACGATTGCATGAGCCAGGGTAATGCCTACATGGAAACTAACGCAGACCGGGCGCTCAACTATTTCCAACAAGCGCTGACCTTGCAGCCTCGTAACGTCGAAGCCTTTTCAATGGTCAACATTTTAGAACCGTATGTGAGACAAATCTCGGGCTCCTGTGCAAATTATAGTAATTGCATGAACTTGGGCTACACTGCAACCAATCAGAAGGACTACCAAACGGCTTTGGTCAATTTCAAGCGGGCCTTAGCCTTTGACCTGGGGAACGAGTACGCCCTCCAAGCAATTCAGAATGTGTCGCGCTATATCCAGGAAACGGCTCAAGCTCAATAG